A window of Polynucleobacter sp. KF022 genomic DNA:
TACATCGATTCAATAATCGATTCTTTGATGAAACTGCTTTTGAGAAGCTTATTCAAGATTTAATTTAAGAATCATTCGATAAAAAAATAGGGCCCCTGAAGGGCCCTATCTCAAGATCTAAGAACTGAATCCTTAAAACTTGTAAGTCACACCAATAGCTGGCATTAATGGATTCAAAGTCAATTTACCGAGGTCTTGACCTGGCGCAACATTTTGACCAGTAACAGTAGTACTCATTGTGGCGTATTTCAAATCAACGTTTACACCCCAATTTTTGTCAATCATATAATCTGCGCCGATTTGACCGACAAATCCAACGCTATTTTGACTAACTGTAAGAGCATTATTCACGCCACCAAGCGAGAAATTATTACGATTTCCGAAAATAGTGTAGTTGATACCTGCACCAATGTAAGGCTTAAAAGCACCTAAGTCAGTGAAGTGATATTGCAGTAAGAGCGATGGTGGCAACGCATTAACCGTACCTGTAGGGCCTGATGTCAAATTGGAATTAATATTCACAGGCTGGGGATAGCTCAACACTAATTCTGTTGCAATATTTTTAGTGAAGAAATAAGAAACATCAAATTCAGGAAGCCATTGATTTGAAGCATTAATGTTATTGGTTTGTACGCCTGCAGCTGTAGAAGAACCGTTTGCCTGACCATTTTGCCAGTCTACATATACTGCGCGCACACGCAACATCCAAGGATTTTCTTCCGCTTGAGCTTGAGCCGCGATTGGGGCTAAAGATGCAACTGCAGCCATGGCTGCTACGAGTGACTTAATACGCATGATGGTTTCCCTTTTTGTTATCAATTTCGATGAAACTATTTTCAAATTGATACCCATACGGGAATTTGATGTAAATCAAATGGAAAGTACTTGAGAATTTTTTGAGTGCTTAAAAGCAACACTGTTTTAGAGCTTATTTGATCTAGATCAAATGACTAGTGAATTACCCTATAAAACCTTGGAGTAAGTACCTTTTGCTTGAGACTCTCTGAGATGTCGATCAAAGGTCATGGCAACTCGGCGCGCTAAGAGGCGACCCTTCGTGGGTACTAAGATTGTTTCACCCTGCCAATCTAAAAGGCCTGCATCTCGAAGGTGTTTTAACTCTTCAATCTCAGCTTTAAAGTAAGCCTGGAAATCAATCTGATGTGATTGAGCAAAAGACTTTGTATCTAATTCGAATTGACACATCAATTCGCCGATCAACTCTCGACGTAACAGATCGTCCTGATCAAGACGCAAACCTCTCAGTACTGGCAAGTGTCCTTGATCTAGCGCCTCGTAATACTCATCCAAGGTTCGCACATTCTGGGAGTAACAATCATCTACCTTGCCAATAGAAGAAATACCAAAGGCCAGTAGATCGCACTCAGCTTGTGTCGAATAACCTTGGAAATTTCGATGGAGTTTGCCCTCTGTTTGAGCAATCGCTAATTCGTCATCGGGTTTAGAAAAATGGTCCATCCCAATAAAGACATAGCCAGCCTCACCGAGGCGCTCGATCGTATTGGAAAGAATATCCAACTTATCAGCGGCGGGCGGTAAATCTGCTTCAGCTATCCGGCGTTGTGGCTTAAAGATATGTGGCAGATGGGCATAGTTATAGACCGATAGACGATCAGGATTCATTGCTAATACTGCATCTACAGTTTCTTTAAAGGTGGCTGGCGTTTGCTTTGGAAGCCCATAGATTAAATCAACGCTTCTTGATTTAAACCCATACTTTCGGGACCAGTCCATGACTGCCTGGGTCTCTTCAATCGTTTGCACGCGATGGACTGCCTCTTGCACAGTGAGATTGAAATCCTGCACACCCAAACTGATGCGATTAAAGCCCAACTCCGCCAAGAGTGCGATATCTTTTTCAGTAACGCGTCTAGGATCGATCTCAATGGAATATTCACCGCCAGGCAATAAATCAAAATGCTCACGGGTGTGATGCATGAGCTCGATCATCTCTTCGTGAGATAAGAAGGTAGGTGTGCCGCCACCCCAATGTAATTGCGTAATGGAAATCTTCTTATGTATACCCATCGCCTTAGTGACCATCGCCATTTCCTTAGCGAGGTACTTAATATATTTGGCGCTACGCCCATGATCTTTGGTGATGATTTTGTTGCAGCCACAGTAGTAACAAATATTGGGGCAGAACGGTAAATGGAAATAAAGTGAAAGGGGCTCATCCACTTTAGCCACTCGCTCTAGAGCCGCCAAATAATCTGCTTCAGAAAAATCATTATGAAAACGATCGGCACTGGGATAAGACGTATAGCGTGGACCATTGATATCAAACTTTTTCAGCAGCTCAGGATGAAATAAGACATCTTTTTCTTGTGCTGTTGATGAATTTGCTACAGAGGTCATAGAAGGCTTATGTGAAAGTTACTTTGCTAAATAGTCTAGCGCTACTGCTTCTGCTACTTTAATCCCATCGACACCTGCAGACAAGATTCCTCCCGCATAACCTGCGCCCTCGCCTGCTGGATAAAGCCCCTTGACGTTGAGACTTTGATAGTTGGTGCCGCGTGTAATTCTCAATGGCGAGGATGTGCGCGTCTCAACCCCAGTTAAGACGGCATCTTTCATGGAGAAGCCTTTAATTTGCTTCTCAAATGCTGGTATTGCTTCTCGAATGGCCTCGATAGCATAGGCGGGTAAGCTGTCAGCAAGATCCGTTAGGTGAACACCTGGCTTATATGAAGGCAAAACACTACCGAATTCAGTAGAAGGCTTACCCTCTAAAAAATCACCTATGAGCTGACCCGGCGCCTCATAAGTGCCGCCGCCTAATTCAAATGCTTTGGACTCGATCGCCCTCTGAAACTCAATACCCGCAAGCGGACCACCCGGATAATCTTCTGGAGTAATGCCCACCACGATGCCAGCATTGGCATTACGTTCATTGCGCGAGTATTGACTCATACCATTCGTAACAACTCGGTTGGGCTCTGATGTCGCAGCCACGACAGTGCCACCAGGGCACATGCAAAAGCTATAGACCGAGCGGCCATTTTTAGCGTGATGCACTAACTTGTAATCCGCGGCACCAATGAGCTCATTACCTGCATGTGGACCGAGACGCGCTCGATCAATCAGCGACTGGGGATGTTCAATACGAAATCCTACCGAAAATGGTTTGGCTTCCATATAGACCCCAGCATGGTGCAGCGCTTCAAAGGTGTCCCTTGCGCTATGCCCTAAAGCCAAGATGACATGGCTAGCGGGTAAGTCTGGCTGCCCTTCTATTTTGACTCCAGTGATTTGCTCATTCTGAATATCAAAGCCAACCACCTTTTGAGTAAACCGTATCTCACCGCCTAGCTCAATGATTTCTTGGCGCATCTTTTCCACCACACCAACCAAGCGGAAGGTGCCGATGTGCGGCTTGGCTACATAGGTAATTTCTTCTGGTGCCCCAGCTTTCACAAACTCATGAATGACTTTGCGTCCGTAAAACTTGGGGTCTTTGATTTGGCTATACAACTTGCCGTCTGAAAACGTACCCGCTCCACCCTCGCCAAACTGAACATTCGATTCTGGATTAAGTGTATTTTTACGCCATAAGCCCCAAGTATCTTGAGTGCGTTCACGCACTTTCTTACCGCGCTCCAAAACAATTGGCTTAAAGCCCATTTGTGCCAACACCAAGGCAGCAAAAATTCCGCAAGGGCCAAAACCAATAACGACTGGACGTAGTACTTTTCCAGATTGGATAGAGTCAGGTGCTTTTGCTACAAAGTGGTAGCTTGTGTCTGGCGATGGCCTAATATGAATATCGCCCGCGAATTTCTTCAGCAGATCATCTTCATTCTTGACCGATAAATCTACGGTGTAGATAAAAGATAAGGCAACGTTTTTTCGGGCATCGTAACTTCGCTTGAAAACCTCAAAGCCCATTAAATCTTTGGCGTTTAAACCCAAGCGTTTCAGAATCGCCTGCAACACAGCTTCTGGAGCATGGTCAATAGGTAGACGCAATTCAGTAATACGGATCATGGAGTTTTACGATACACAGTGATTTAAGGCCTTTTTAGCCCCCGAAGAAGCCATAAGCCAAATAATACTGGTTATAGGCTCACTCAGGCCAGGAGATCGCACATAAAGGCGATAATGCTTTATGGCTCTACGCGCAACTATCCACAAAGCCGACCTTCATGTCGCAGATTCTGACCGTCATTACTACGGCAGTCACTCCTTAACCATTGCCAAGCACCCCTCAGAGACTGAGCAGCGAATGATGATCCGGATCATCGCTTTTGCATTGCAGGCTCACGAAGACTTGGTATTCACAAAAGGTCTTAGCGATACCGATGAACCTGACCTCTGGATTAAAGACCTGACCGATGCCATTCAGTTGTGGATTGAGATTGGCCAGCCAGACGAGCGGCGCATTTTGAAGGCTTGTGGTCGCTCAGATCAGGTGATTGTGTATTGCTATGGCGGACACACAAGCAAAATCTGGTGGGATGGTATTGCCAATAAACTAACTCGCGCACGCAATTTACAAGTGATTTCGATTCCAGCTGAACAGGCTGAAGATTTAAATAAATTGGTTGAGCGTAGTATGGTCATTCACGTCAATATTCAAGATGGTGAGGCTTATGTTTCTTCTGACCAAGGGCAAGTCACCATTACCCCCGAAGTTTGGCGTAGCAATCAATAGGCCTCAGATATGAAGGTGGTAGTTTTTGATACCAATGTCTTGTTAGATCTATTTGTCTTTAATGACTTTCGTGCACTTCACTTAAAGCAAGCACTCATTGATGGAAAAATAGATGCGCTGGCTACTCATGCCACTCTAGAAGAATTCGCTGACGTGGTTGCACGTCCTTTATTTTTTTTAGACCAAGCCCAACAAGAGCAGATCACCCTTCAATGGCAGGGATTGGCGAGAATATTGAATGACAATGACCTACTGAAGGCGCCTTGGTTCTGCCAAGATCCCGATGATCAGGTCTTTTTAGACTTAGCCTTTACCGCAAAGCCGTGTACCCTTATGAGTAAAGACAATGAAGTACTTCGATTTACAAGTAAAGCAGCGGCTGAACTAGTTCTCATTACCTCTGATTACACAGCATTTGATTGATAATATCGACATGAGCAAACCAAAAATGGCTGATCCTGATGACGGCCTATTTAAACCAGGTAGCAAACTCAGACACATCAAGACTGGCGGCTTTTATAGAGTTGTCTTTCTTGCGAATGTAGAGGCCACCCTCGAGCCTGCCTATGTTTATGAATCGATGCAATCACATGATTTTTGGATTAGACCTAAAACAGAAATGGAAGATGGTCGCTTTGAACTCATCTCTGAATAAGAAGGCGACTTGAATATGTCTGAAGAAAGAATCACCAATTTAGAGATCAAGCTGAGCTTTACCGAAGATCTCATCGAGAAACTGAACGAAACAATTTACAAACAGCAGCAACAAATTGAGTTTCTGTATCGCGAACTCAAAGCCATCAAAGAGCAAGCTAGCAGCGGTGGTGGCGGAGGCGGCAGCCTGAAGGATGAAATTCCTCCTCACTATTAATACAAATCCACAAAAATACCCCTTGATTTCTTAAGTCTCATGTAATATCATTTTTGATATATATCATTATTGATATAATCTATTGATGAGCGAATGGATTGTAGAAACACTAAATACTGATGTAGATAAGGAGTTAGAGATACTTCCAAGCGATATACGCAGTCGCATTGTGAGGGTTTGTAATTTATTAGAAGCTTTTGGCCCTAGACAGGTTGGTATGCCCCACATCAAAAGTCTGGGAGATAAATTATGGGAAATTAGAGCCTCGGGGAGAGATGGTATAGCTAGGGGAATTTATATTTATGCGACGGGCAAAAGAATTGTGATCTTGCATGCATTTATTAAGAAATCACAAAAAACACCACCGCAAGCCATTCTTACCGCAACACAGAGAGCGAAAATCGCCAAATTACTATGACTAAGATATCAACCCTACATAAGCGCTGGCTAAAAGAACCGGCATATAAAAAAGCATTTGAAGAAACTCAAATTGAATTTGAGATCGCAAAAGAAATCATAGAAGCCAGGATGAAAAGTGGTCTTTCCCAGGAAGAATTAGCAACCCTAATGGAAACCTCTCAATCCGCAATTGCAAGACTGGAAAGTGGCACCAGCCTACCCTCCATGCGCACTTTAGCCAAGTTCGCAAAAGCGACTAACTCTCAAATTCAAGTTCACTTCAAGCAGATTAAACCTATAAAACACAAGGCTGCAGCTTAAGTTGCTGATAATATATATTCCAACATAGGCTCAATTTAAAAAGGAAATGATGAGTAACTTAACGCTATTTTTAGTCCAATGGGGCTTAACCTCTCTATCCCTTTGGGTTGCTAGCTACATTTTTAGTGGCTTACGCTTTGCAGACGGTGGCTCTTTAATTATTGCTGCCCTGCTTCTGGGTTTTGCCAACGCCATTGTGAAACCATTATTAATTCTTTTTACACTACCGCTAACAGTAGTCACTATGGGCCTCTTCCTGCTCGTGATTAATGCTTTGGTATTAATGCTTGTTTCTGCAGTAGTGAGTGGCTTTACGATCTCCAGCTTCTGGACCGCATTCTTTGCTAGCATCTTTATTTCTTTATTTAGCCTCTTTGTTAGCGGCCTGGTCTTTTAAGAAATACCTTATCGAGCTTAGCTTTTCCTATTTGCTTACTGAATAGATATCCGACCAAGAGTGCAGCGCTGTTTTGCAAGGCTGCGACTTGGTTGCCAAAGATTTAGCATTTTCGGCAGCGATACTAATTCCCCCAGTCAAGAAGCCTAGACCGATCGAGACAGCGCTATTGACTACTCCCGCCTTATTTACGCCAGCCTGAGGGTTTTGCAATGTCCCCTCAATCTTAACAAGGCCCCCTAGATCAACACCGGTGGT
This region includes:
- a CDS encoding OmpW family outer membrane protein; the encoded protein is MRIKSLVAAMAAVASLAPIAAQAQAEENPWMLRVRAVYVDWQNGQANGSSTAAGVQTNNINASNQWLPEFDVSYFFTKNIATELVLSYPQPVNINSNLTSGPTGTVNALPPSLLLQYHFTDLGAFKPYIGAGINYTIFGNRNNFSLGGVNNALTVSQNSVGFVGQIGADYMIDKNWGVNVDLKYATMSTTVTGQNVAPGQDLGKLTLNPLMPAIGVTYKF
- the hemN gene encoding oxygen-independent coproporphyrinogen III oxidase; its protein translation is MTSVANSSTAQEKDVLFHPELLKKFDINGPRYTSYPSADRFHNDFSEADYLAALERVAKVDEPLSLYFHLPFCPNICYYCGCNKIITKDHGRSAKYIKYLAKEMAMVTKAMGIHKKISITQLHWGGGTPTFLSHEEMIELMHHTREHFDLLPGGEYSIEIDPRRVTEKDIALLAELGFNRISLGVQDFNLTVQEAVHRVQTIEETQAVMDWSRKYGFKSRSVDLIYGLPKQTPATFKETVDAVLAMNPDRLSVYNYAHLPHIFKPQRRIAEADLPPAADKLDILSNTIERLGEAGYVFIGMDHFSKPDDELAIAQTEGKLHRNFQGYSTQAECDLLAFGISSIGKVDDCYSQNVRTLDEYYEALDQGHLPVLRGLRLDQDDLLRRELIGELMCQFELDTKSFAQSHQIDFQAYFKAEIEELKHLRDAGLLDWQGETILVPTKGRLLARRVAMTFDRHLRESQAKGTYSKVL
- a CDS encoding NAD(P)/FAD-dependent oxidoreductase; the encoded protein is MIRITELRLPIDHAPEAVLQAILKRLGLNAKDLMGFEVFKRSYDARKNVALSFIYTVDLSVKNEDDLLKKFAGDIHIRPSPDTSYHFVAKAPDSIQSGKVLRPVVIGFGPCGIFAALVLAQMGFKPIVLERGKKVRERTQDTWGLWRKNTLNPESNVQFGEGGAGTFSDGKLYSQIKDPKFYGRKVIHEFVKAGAPEEITYVAKPHIGTFRLVGVVEKMRQEIIELGGEIRFTQKVVGFDIQNEQITGVKIEGQPDLPASHVILALGHSARDTFEALHHAGVYMEAKPFSVGFRIEHPQSLIDRARLGPHAGNELIGAADYKLVHHAKNGRSVYSFCMCPGGTVVAATSEPNRVVTNGMSQYSRNERNANAGIVVGITPEDYPGGPLAGIEFQRAIESKAFELGGGTYEAPGQLIGDFLEGKPSTEFGSVLPSYKPGVHLTDLADSLPAYAIEAIREAIPAFEKQIKGFSMKDAVLTGVETRTSSPLRITRGTNYQSLNVKGLYPAGEGAGYAGGILSAGVDGIKVAEAVALDYLAK
- a CDS encoding YaeQ family protein; its protein translation is MALRATIHKADLHVADSDRHYYGSHSLTIAKHPSETEQRMMIRIIAFALQAHEDLVFTKGLSDTDEPDLWIKDLTDAIQLWIEIGQPDERRILKACGRSDQVIVYCYGGHTSKIWWDGIANKLTRARNLQVISIPAEQAEDLNKLVERSMVIHVNIQDGEAYVSSDQGQVTITPEVWRSNQ
- a CDS encoding putative toxin-antitoxin system toxin component, PIN family, whose translation is MKVVVFDTNVLLDLFVFNDFRALHLKQALIDGKIDALATHATLEEFADVVARPLFFLDQAQQEQITLQWQGLARILNDNDLLKAPWFCQDPDDQVFLDLAFTAKPCTLMSKDNEVLRFTSKAAAELVLITSDYTAFD
- a CDS encoding SlyX family protein, translated to MSEERITNLEIKLSFTEDLIEKLNETIYKQQQQIEFLYRELKAIKEQASSGGGGGGSLKDEIPPHY
- a CDS encoding type II toxin-antitoxin system RelE/ParE family toxin; amino-acid sequence: MSEWIVETLNTDVDKELEILPSDIRSRIVRVCNLLEAFGPRQVGMPHIKSLGDKLWEIRASGRDGIARGIYIYATGKRIVILHAFIKKSQKTPPQAILTATQRAKIAKLL
- a CDS encoding helix-turn-helix transcriptional regulator; translation: MTKISTLHKRWLKEPAYKKAFEETQIEFEIAKEIIEARMKSGLSQEELATLMETSQSAIARLESGTSLPSMRTLAKFAKATNSQIQVHFKQIKPIKHKAAA
- a CDS encoding phage holin family protein — its product is MMSNLTLFLVQWGLTSLSLWVASYIFSGLRFADGGSLIIAALLLGFANAIVKPLLILFTLPLTVVTMGLFLLVINALVLMLVSAVVSGFTISSFWTAFFASIFISLFSLFVSGLVF